A single window of Anaerocolumna chitinilytica DNA harbors:
- a CDS encoding phage tail protein, translating into MQLNKISLLELLPPYMQDDQTVIGLCAAADVIYKKLHDEISKINFFENLDMLGEAELDYIADANQIIWYKKSAPMSSKIDLIKNSESVFWNLGTISAIESVIKDTLGEAEVIEWFDYEGDPYHFKIVSKNPQLQSDAINQFNAVIEQVKRKIAILDTIEISLTATMNTYYSFKLSTGSYVSLRQEG; encoded by the coding sequence ATGCAATTAAATAAAATTAGTCTACTTGAACTATTACCTCCCTATATGCAGGATGATCAAACCGTAATAGGATTGTGTGCAGCTGCAGATGTTATTTACAAGAAGTTACATGATGAGATTTCAAAAATTAATTTTTTTGAGAACTTAGACATGCTTGGGGAAGCAGAATTGGATTACATAGCAGATGCTAATCAGATAATATGGTATAAAAAATCAGCACCCATGAGTAGTAAAATTGATTTGATAAAAAATTCTGAAAGTGTCTTTTGGAATTTAGGGACTATATCTGCAATTGAGAGCGTTATAAAGGATACCTTAGGTGAAGCTGAAGTAATTGAGTGGTTTGATTATGAAGGTGATCCATATCATTTCAAGATTGTTAGTAAAAACCCACAGCTTCAATCAGATGCTATTAATCAATTTAATGCAGTAATAGAACAGGTTAAAAGAAAAATTGCAATATTGGATACCATTGAAATATCTCTTACAGCAACTATGAACACATATTATAGTTTCAAACTAAGCACAGGTTCCTATGTTTCATTAAGACAGGAGGGTTAA
- a CDS encoding phage tail protein, with amino-acid sequence MSGKILNTVISLGGKVDGTLLKALNKTKNQTQNTAKSMQKAMGEGTKVAAKAMTKSLTSVATGALKIFGAIKAISKLKDFASETVTAAKAQIEVQTKLASVLENVKSIQIRGPNAAADAAKVLSNVADKIEQNGVIGADITMAGMQQLATYQLSEKEISVLSTGMTDLLAQQKGLNASQSDGVAIGNLIGKAMMGNVGALSRVGITFDEAQAKAIKTGDATLRAATIAQVLQENVGGVNKALGETDQGQLLQTQNTFDAIHEEIGYFILPLMNKLFKGILPYATKGLQSLQAASAKFGPVLQGIIDKGFAKLSDILPDVMGTISDILPIITQLKVPMGLFMQILPVILELIRKLSPSVQMLIKSLVPLISKMITMLIPAFETLIPPITDIISTLLPVLISLFNMLAPEITNIIKQFAPLVALLLKALMPAISALIPIVMQVITSILPVVVQLINSVFSLLTKLAPVISVVAQVFVSILGGALNSILPIIQGIISYFNNVVVTLGSIVDFIVNIFTGNWSAAWQNVQDIFAGVFRGFVGYAKSPLNIVIGLINTAIGGINGLTGIINKIPGVEIGKIPQIPYLAKGATVTSPTLAMIGEGRVPETVVPHNNNPRSRALLSEAARGVGVKEISILPVIDRITEALSYFKMNNKSASIPQQNSDNSNNSRVVNYYYQPVVNAKDAKGVKEVLEDEFEKFKAWVKQMNEEERREVFG; translated from the coding sequence GTGAGCGGAAAAATTCTAAATACAGTTATTTCACTTGGCGGTAAAGTGGATGGAACCCTCTTAAAAGCCTTGAATAAGACCAAGAATCAAACGCAGAACACTGCAAAATCAATGCAAAAAGCAATGGGAGAAGGGACGAAAGTAGCTGCAAAGGCTATGACAAAATCTTTGACTTCTGTAGCTACAGGTGCTTTAAAGATTTTTGGTGCCATAAAAGCTATATCAAAATTAAAGGATTTTGCTTCTGAAACAGTAACGGCTGCAAAGGCACAGATAGAAGTTCAAACAAAACTTGCCTCTGTTCTTGAAAATGTAAAGTCAATTCAAATTAGAGGGCCTAACGCTGCAGCAGATGCAGCAAAAGTGCTTAGTAATGTAGCAGATAAGATAGAGCAGAACGGTGTAATAGGCGCAGATATTACAATGGCCGGAATGCAGCAGTTGGCTACATATCAGCTTTCAGAAAAAGAAATATCTGTTTTATCAACCGGTATGACAGATCTCCTTGCACAGCAAAAAGGATTGAATGCTTCCCAGAGTGATGGCGTTGCAATAGGAAACCTTATTGGTAAGGCTATGATGGGTAATGTGGGGGCTCTATCTCGTGTAGGTATTACGTTTGATGAAGCTCAAGCAAAAGCTATTAAAACTGGTGATGCAACGTTAAGAGCTGCCACCATTGCACAGGTACTACAAGAAAATGTAGGTGGAGTAAATAAGGCGTTAGGAGAGACAGATCAGGGGCAGTTACTCCAGACACAGAATACTTTTGATGCAATTCATGAGGAAATTGGATATTTCATATTACCTTTAATGAATAAATTATTCAAAGGTATTCTGCCTTATGCTACGAAAGGATTACAAAGTTTGCAGGCAGCATCCGCAAAGTTTGGACCGGTACTTCAAGGAATCATCGATAAGGGATTTGCTAAGTTATCAGACATTCTTCCGGATGTAATGGGTACAATATCAGACATTTTACCTATTATTACACAACTAAAAGTACCAATGGGACTCTTCATGCAGATTTTGCCGGTGATCCTGGAGTTAATCAGAAAACTATCACCATCTGTTCAAATGCTTATAAAATCTTTAGTTCCGTTGATAAGTAAAATGATTACTATGTTGATACCTGCATTTGAGACACTTATACCTCCAATAACAGATATTATAAGCACTTTATTGCCGGTCTTAATATCGCTTTTTAATATGTTAGCTCCAGAAATAACAAATATAATTAAGCAATTTGCTCCGTTAGTTGCCTTACTTTTAAAAGCCCTTATGCCAGCCATAAGTGCACTCATTCCTATAGTAATGCAGGTTATTACCTCTATATTACCGGTAGTTGTACAGTTAATTAATTCGGTGTTTAGTCTTTTAACAAAGCTTGCACCAGTGATTTCTGTTGTAGCTCAGGTATTTGTATCTATATTAGGAGGGGCGTTGAATTCAATTCTTCCAATTATTCAAGGAATAATAAGCTATTTTAACAATGTAGTAGTTACTTTAGGCTCAATTGTTGATTTCATAGTAAATATCTTTACTGGAAATTGGTCAGCAGCTTGGCAAAATGTTCAGGATATTTTTGCAGGTGTATTTAGGGGATTTGTAGGATATGCAAAGTCACCGCTAAATATAGTAATTGGACTTATAAATACAGCTATTGGAGGTATTAATGGCTTAACAGGGATAATCAACAAAATACCAGGTGTTGAGATAGGGAAAATACCACAGATACCCTACTTAGCAAAGGGAGCTACGGTAACAAGTCCTACACTTGCAATGATTGGTGAAGGTAGGGTCCCTGAAACAGTAGTACCTCATAATAATAATCCAAGATCACGAGCATTATTAAGTGAAGCAGCAAGGGGAGTAGGTGTTAAAGAAATATCTATCCTACCGGTTATTGATAGAATAACAGAAGCTCTTTCTTACTTTAAGATGAACAATAAAAGTGCATCTATTCCTCAACAGAACAGTGACAATTCAAACAATAGCAGGGTTGTGAATTATTATTATCAGCCAGTAGTAAATGCCAAAGATGCGAAAGGTGTGAAAGAAGTACTAGAAGACGAATTTGAGAAATTCAAAGCTTGGGTAAAGCAAATGAATGAAGAGGAAAGGAGAGAGGTCTTTGGGTAA
- a CDS encoding phage tail protein, whose protein sequence is MIKINTKIDTPFFEQLKTVSTVNGKKDMSMAINDALRAGITTEKREVSLRYNLKQKEIVENTKLQRATFSNLKNGKITVSSRRLTVGTSTHFSITPREYTSQKGIKSTKRKTATATIRKKGKEKVKHAFIANPASIKGGNTMLWIKLNNNGGIAPLKTISIPQMVSNPEVYKPMQKNMQEKYLERFEHYRNRTLERMKGK, encoded by the coding sequence GTGATTAAGATTAATACCAAAATTGATACTCCTTTCTTTGAACAGTTAAAAACAGTTTCCACAGTTAATGGGAAGAAGGACATGAGCATGGCTATTAATGATGCTCTAAGAGCCGGCATTACAACTGAAAAAAGAGAAGTAAGTCTTCGGTATAATCTAAAACAAAAAGAAATAGTAGAAAATACCAAGCTTCAGAGAGCAACATTTTCAAACTTGAAAAATGGAAAAATAACAGTTTCAAGCCGGAGGCTTACGGTTGGAACCAGTACACATTTTAGTATCACACCACGAGAGTATACATCTCAAAAGGGGATTAAGAGTACTAAGAGAAAGACAGCTACTGCAACCATCCGGAAGAAAGGGAAAGAAAAAGTAAAACATGCCTTTATTGCGAATCCTGCAAGTATTAAGGGAGGAAATACTATGTTATGGATTAAACTTAATAATAATGGTGGGATTGCACCGTTAAAGACAATATCTATTCCGCAGATGGTATCCAATCCCGAAGTGTATAAGCCGATGCAAAAGAACATGCAGGAAAAGTATTTAGAACGTTTCGAGCATTACAGGAACCGCACCTTAGAGAGGATGAAAGGGAAATAA
- a CDS encoding head maturation protease, ClpP-related, protein MKVNIKGTIVSNDDKWIYDWLGYEATSPGDVAAVLEAAGNQDIEVEINSGGGDVMAAYEIYTAIRAYKGNAIITVIFAASAATIIMEAGKSQITPVGIVMIHNASSWAQGDYRDMDKQSSVLKTVDRSIMNAYIEKTGLTEEELTILMDEETWMTAQEAVEKGFIDSVMFQDTVKNQFSNSASGNIGIFNNTPQLSSETIEKLRSTLKVQVKGKPLLDNKPDAILDKSEEQQAFNINKNNINQGGTKMTLEEILNEHPEVQNEINTLQVTARQEGVTEERNRLQAIDNIAGSVPKDLVNKAKYTETITASELALQVITANAASGNKYFNDALKDNQESGVSGVKSEPSDVKEEDDDEELINLMANTANSKRKAGK, encoded by the coding sequence ATGAAAGTTAATATAAAAGGTACTATCGTATCGAATGACGATAAGTGGATATATGACTGGTTAGGTTATGAAGCCACATCGCCAGGGGATGTAGCTGCGGTATTAGAGGCAGCTGGAAACCAAGATATTGAGGTGGAAATCAATTCTGGTGGCGGGGATGTTATGGCAGCCTATGAAATCTATACAGCTATAAGGGCGTATAAAGGAAATGCTATTATCACTGTAATTTTTGCAGCCAGTGCAGCAACGATTATTATGGAGGCTGGAAAGAGCCAGATCACTCCTGTTGGAATTGTTATGATACATAATGCATCCAGTTGGGCACAAGGGGATTATAGGGACATGGATAAGCAATCCTCAGTCTTAAAGACGGTTGATCGCTCTATCATGAATGCTTATATCGAAAAAACTGGTCTGACAGAAGAGGAGCTGACAATTCTTATGGATGAAGAAACATGGATGACAGCACAAGAAGCAGTTGAGAAGGGGTTCATAGATTCAGTAATGTTTCAAGATACTGTAAAAAATCAGTTTAGTAATTCAGCTTCTGGTAATATTGGTATTTTCAATAATACACCTCAATTAAGCTCAGAAACGATTGAAAAATTAAGAAGTACACTTAAGGTACAAGTAAAAGGAAAACCATTACTTGATAATAAGCCTGATGCCATTCTGGATAAATCAGAAGAGCAGCAGGCTTTTAATATAAATAAAAATAATATTAATCAAGGAGGAACTAAAATGACCTTAGAAGAAATTCTCAACGAACATCCGGAAGTGCAAAATGAAATTAATACTCTTCAGGTTACAGCACGACAGGAAGGGGTGACGGAGGAAAGAAACAGATTACAGGCAATTGATAATATTGCAGGTTCTGTTCCAAAAGACCTTGTGAACAAGGCGAAGTATACCGAAACAATAACAGCTTCTGAATTGGCTCTTCAGGTTATAACTGCGAATGCAGCCAGTGGGAATAAGTATTTTAATGATGCTTTAAAAGATAATCAGGAATCCGGAGTGTCCGGCGTAAAATCAGAACCATCTGATGTAAAAGAGGAAGATGATGATGAAGAGCTGATTAACCTTATGGCGAATACCGCTAATTCAAAAAGAAAGGCAGGTAAATAA
- a CDS encoding tail protein X has translation MGNEYVARQGDTWDLISYRSYGSEYHITELVLANYQYINTVVFDGGEVLIIPELAIEKSSLLPPWRLS, from the coding sequence TTGGGTAATGAATATGTAGCAAGGCAAGGAGATACCTGGGATTTAATATCCTATCGTTCCTATGGGAGTGAATATCACATTACAGAATTAGTCTTAGCGAATTATCAATATATCAATACTGTTGTATTTGATGGTGGAGAGGTGTTAATCATACCGGAACTAGCTATAGAAAAAAGCTCCCTCCTTCCTCCTTGGAGGCTATCATGA
- a CDS encoding baseplate J/gp47 family protein, producing MYDFIKFDESAVLEEAIAKYEEATKTTLYAGDERRILINSFMYPAKLIAEKANYLANQYFAQTAEMPFLQYIGEGRNVYILQAEKSLVTMRFRIAALQTFDIAIPAGIRVTPDGIHYYATQNAGIIIQNSLYTDIICEATVAGKGHNGFIAGTINTLVDNVLYISNVTNIDTSSGGSETEDTESYRERILLKPFGYNTAGAEEAYIYHTKSADSSIGSVTVTTEPATVIITILNKDGTIPSDLVVDRVQNALNGKEVRPLTDNVIIQKPTTVSYDININFTVSEEDRSNENSIKTNVEAAIKAYVIYQSSELGKAINPDVLRKYILNAGAYTCTINSPSYIAVNKQSIAQISGEPEVTYTGIV from the coding sequence GTGTATGATTTTATTAAATTTGATGAAAGTGCAGTATTGGAAGAAGCAATTGCAAAATATGAAGAGGCAACTAAGACTACGCTTTATGCAGGAGATGAAAGAAGAATATTAATAAATAGTTTTATGTATCCTGCAAAGCTTATTGCTGAAAAAGCAAATTATTTGGCAAATCAATATTTTGCTCAGACAGCCGAAATGCCTTTTTTACAGTATATTGGTGAAGGAAGGAATGTCTATATCCTTCAGGCGGAAAAATCCTTGGTCACAATGCGCTTTCGTATTGCAGCTCTACAAACATTTGATATAGCTATACCTGCAGGAATTCGAGTTACACCAGATGGAATTCATTATTATGCAACTCAAAACGCAGGAATAATCATTCAGAACAGTTTATATACAGATATTATATGTGAAGCAACTGTAGCTGGTAAAGGGCATAATGGTTTTATAGCCGGTACTATTAATACATTAGTTGATAATGTACTTTATATTTCCAATGTAACAAACATTGATACTAGCTCCGGAGGTTCTGAAACGGAAGATACAGAATCGTACAGGGAACGCATTTTATTAAAGCCCTTTGGCTATAACACGGCAGGAGCTGAAGAAGCCTATATCTATCATACAAAATCAGCGGACAGCAGTATAGGGAGTGTAACCGTAACGACTGAACCTGCGACAGTTATAATTACTATATTAAATAAAGATGGTACTATTCCCAGCGACCTCGTTGTTGATCGTGTTCAGAATGCCCTTAATGGTAAGGAAGTACGCCCGCTTACCGATAATGTAATTATTCAGAAACCTACAACAGTAAGCTATGATATAAATATAAACTTTACAGTAAGCGAAGAAGATAGGTCTAATGAGAATAGTATCAAGACAAATGTGGAAGCTGCGATTAAGGCGTATGTCATATATCAAAGTTCTGAACTTGGAAAAGCTATTAATCCTGATGTTCTAAGAAAATATATCCTTAATGCCGGAGCATATACCTGTACGATCAATTCACCAAGCTATATAGCAGTTAATAAGCAATCCATAGCACAGATTTCAGGAGAACCAGAGGTTACATATACTGGTATAGTGTAG
- a CDS encoding DUF6148 family protein: MDRNKVKLDTLRTRLAQYYEAESKILEGQSYSLGSRSLTRTNLGEVQNMIRELEAKINSLETRGTTKRKVARIIPMDL; encoded by the coding sequence ATGGACAGGAATAAAGTGAAATTGGATACATTGCGGACACGATTGGCGCAGTATTACGAAGCAGAAAGCAAGATTCTTGAAGGACAATCATATTCTTTAGGTTCCAGAAGCTTAACAAGGACAAATTTAGGAGAAGTCCAAAATATGATAAGAGAGCTGGAAGCTAAGATTAATAGTCTGGAGACAAGGGGAACTACGAAAAGGAAAGTAGCTCGGATTATTCCTATGGATTTATAG
- a CDS encoding phage tail protein, with translation MKIGTFGSKVFSVSDNKINTFGNISRSANYNTEEQENGGSKPRLKNKAPELESMSFEISLRSDFSNVRREIDEWIQMKGKAYFFIIGKETYGLNKWELVGVEISNQEFAAGGILKKATLSLSFKESITSKKANTAKQTRNTKGG, from the coding sequence ATGAAAATTGGAACATTTGGCTCAAAAGTATTCTCTGTTAGTGATAATAAAATAAATACATTTGGTAATATATCACGATCTGCAAATTATAACACAGAAGAGCAGGAAAACGGAGGCAGTAAACCGAGACTTAAAAATAAGGCTCCGGAACTTGAATCTATGTCGTTTGAAATCTCTCTTAGATCTGATTTTTCAAATGTCAGAAGAGAGATAGACGAATGGATACAGATGAAAGGAAAAGCTTATTTCTTTATCATAGGCAAAGAGACATACGGCTTAAATAAATGGGAACTGGTAGGGGTAGAAATATCCAATCAGGAATTTGCTGCCGGTGGTATCTTAAAAAAAGCTACATTAAGTCTTAGCTTCAAAGAAAGTATCACATCCAAAAAGGCTAATACTGCCAAACAGACAAGAAATACTAAGGGTGGGTGA
- a CDS encoding phage portal protein — protein sequence MGIIDNFYYNINPEKALKRETARYKVDMLRDMGFKNSGYDEGGASKRKNSMKGWPAKSKSPQKDIDLNLNTLRQRARSLYMTAPIATSAIKTNRTNVIGSGLVLKSRIDHEVIGISHEEADILEKQIEKEWALWSESKMCDNNRQHIFVELQQIALVSWLMNGDCIGLIKYKDATPYMPYQLRIKLIEGDKISNPNSYGYSIDLSLTNEKNSNRIVNGIEVDDDGAVIAYYVSNSYIDDYDTHKEWTRVEAYGELTGNPNVIHIFEAERCEQYRGVPFLAPVIETLKQLTRYTEAEIMAAVINGMFTVFVKTTEGEDDIDFEGVEEELVDGLDKSSYELGNGLINFLKQGEDIEVVDAKRPNINFDGFVNAMTKYIGAALEIPVELLTKNFTASYSASRAALLEAWKSFRMRRTWFANGFCQPIYELWLSEAVAKGRVNAPGFFLDPLIKKAYCRAEWNGPAQGQLNPVVEVQAAALKVEKGFSTREKETIEMNGGNFDSNVEQLALENQKMSKIINLDGGTTNYES from the coding sequence ATGGGTATTATAGATAATTTTTATTATAACATTAATCCTGAAAAGGCATTAAAAAGGGAAACAGCTAGATATAAAGTTGATATGCTACGGGATATGGGATTTAAAAATAGCGGATATGATGAAGGCGGTGCCAGTAAAAGAAAAAATAGTATGAAAGGGTGGCCCGCTAAAAGTAAATCTCCACAAAAAGATATTGATCTGAATCTGAATACTCTAAGACAGAGGGCAAGAAGCTTATATATGACTGCTCCAATTGCGACTTCAGCTATTAAGACAAACCGTACAAATGTAATTGGATCCGGCCTAGTCTTAAAATCACGTATAGATCATGAAGTAATTGGGATATCTCATGAAGAAGCTGATATACTCGAAAAGCAAATTGAGAAAGAATGGGCACTCTGGTCTGAATCGAAGATGTGTGATAATAACAGGCAGCATATTTTTGTAGAACTTCAGCAGATAGCGTTAGTCTCATGGTTAATGAATGGTGATTGCATTGGGTTGATTAAATATAAAGATGCAACTCCCTACATGCCATACCAACTCAGGATTAAGCTAATTGAAGGAGATAAGATTTCTAATCCAAATTCCTATGGATACTCCATTGACTTAAGCTTAACCAATGAAAAGAACAGTAATAGAATAGTTAATGGTATAGAAGTAGATGATGATGGTGCGGTTATTGCTTATTATGTATCGAATTCTTATATTGATGATTATGATACGCATAAAGAGTGGACAAGAGTTGAAGCTTACGGAGAATTAACAGGAAATCCAAATGTTATTCACATATTTGAAGCGGAACGCTGTGAACAATATCGAGGCGTTCCTTTTTTAGCTCCAGTTATCGAAACACTAAAACAATTAACCAGGTATACAGAAGCTGAAATAATGGCAGCAGTTATTAATGGGATGTTTACTGTGTTTGTAAAAACCACGGAAGGAGAGGATGATATTGACTTTGAAGGAGTGGAAGAGGAACTGGTTGATGGATTAGATAAATCCTCTTATGAATTAGGAAACGGGCTGATTAATTTTCTGAAACAAGGTGAAGACATTGAGGTTGTAGATGCCAAAAGACCAAACATCAACTTTGATGGATTTGTAAATGCCATGACAAAATACATAGGAGCTGCACTGGAAATACCGGTGGAATTACTGACAAAGAATTTTACAGCTTCTTATTCTGCTTCGAGAGCTGCATTACTTGAAGCTTGGAAGTCATTTCGAATGAGAAGGACATGGTTTGCGAATGGATTTTGTCAGCCAATATATGAACTATGGCTATCAGAAGCTGTAGCAAAGGGTCGAGTTAATGCTCCGGGATTCTTCCTGGATCCGCTTATTAAAAAAGCATACTGCAGAGCGGAATGGAATGGGCCGGCACAAGGGCAATTAAATCCTGTAGTAGAAGTTCAGGCAGCGGCACTTAAGGTTGAAAAGGGTTTTTCTACGAGAGAAAAAGAAACCATCGAAATGAACGGAGGTAATTTTGATAGTAATGTGGAACAACTTGCTCTTGAAAATCAAAAGATGAGTAAAATAATAAATTTAGATGGAGGTACTACAAACTATGAAAGTTAA
- a CDS encoding major capsid protein has protein sequence MSIYDTRTLIKTVKKIYPVLNWFRNRYFPTSDQDIFPTKKVLIEYKQGNRKLAPFVIPRKGGITIDREGYTAKEYIPPYIAPQRPLTIDDLNDKGFGEDLYSDMTPEQRQAQVLGEDLADLSAMIDRREEWMCRELLLTGEVIMKHYAEKYGEGEPVEKVLRYYDNQDGFQNVYTPTAQWDESTADLYEDLDAMVFMLTTEGCAAKDLNMAADVYARFINDPKIQKLLDNKSINIGNIDPIETPDGVAHVGTIIIRGKKLDIFVYDEVYEDEDGDIEPFMPSGTLFITAPGMGRMLYGAVSQIEQEDNQFHTYRGKKIPKYLSDAKNEVREIRVASAPVPVPNDKKAWVVAQVL, from the coding sequence ATGTCAATTTACGATACCAGAACACTTATTAAAACAGTTAAGAAGATTTACCCGGTGCTAAACTGGTTCAGAAACCGTTACTTTCCCACATCCGATCAGGATATTTTTCCTACTAAGAAAGTTTTAATTGAATACAAGCAAGGAAACAGAAAACTCGCACCTTTTGTAATACCAAGAAAAGGTGGAATTACAATTGATAGGGAAGGATACACTGCCAAAGAATATATACCGCCTTATATTGCACCACAGAGACCACTTACCATTGATGATTTAAATGATAAAGGCTTTGGAGAGGACCTGTATTCTGATATGACACCGGAGCAAAGACAAGCGCAGGTACTGGGAGAAGATTTGGCAGACCTTTCTGCTATGATTGACCGGAGAGAAGAATGGATGTGCAGGGAGTTGCTTCTGACAGGTGAAGTTATCATGAAACATTATGCTGAAAAGTATGGGGAAGGTGAACCGGTTGAGAAGGTATTAAGATACTACGATAACCAGGATGGATTTCAGAATGTCTATACACCAACTGCTCAGTGGGATGAAAGTACCGCGGACTTGTATGAAGATTTGGATGCGATGGTCTTTATGCTGACAACGGAAGGGTGTGCTGCGAAAGATTTGAATATGGCAGCAGATGTTTATGCCAGATTCATAAATGATCCCAAGATTCAGAAACTGCTTGATAATAAGAGCATTAACATTGGTAATATAGATCCTATCGAAACTCCGGATGGGGTTGCTCATGTTGGAACGATTATCATAAGAGGTAAGAAACTTGATATTTTCGTTTATGATGAAGTATATGAAGATGAAGATGGAGATATTGAACCTTTCATGCCTTCAGGAACGCTCTTTATTACAGCTCCCGGTATGGGACGAATGCTGTATGGTGCTGTATCACAGATTGAACAGGAGGATAACCAATTCCATACATATCGTGGAAAGAAGATTCCGAAATATCTCTCCGATGCAAAGAATGAAGTAAGAGAAATTCGTGTAGCTTCGGCACCTGTTCCGGTACCAAACGATAAGAAGGCTTGGGTAGTTGCCCAGGTATTGTAG
- a CDS encoding head decoration protein, producing MMELLNQDSYEVKPDKLIYDSKHPIDVKTIKLKANQGIVKRGTVISLVSPTNDYIVFGTTLTSGQDSSKANGIISDDVDTTSTTGDVTAVVYISGHFNRNELIVAAGHELSLTDEETLRAVGIFLSSSL from the coding sequence ATGATGGAACTTCTTAATCAGGATAGTTATGAAGTGAAGCCGGATAAGCTGATATATGACAGCAAACATCCTATTGATGTAAAAACTATTAAATTGAAGGCTAACCAGGGGATTGTAAAGCGAGGAACAGTTATTTCGCTGGTATCCCCTACCAATGACTATATTGTTTTTGGTACAACTCTTACCTCTGGCCAGGATTCTTCAAAAGCCAACGGTATCATATCAGATGATGTGGATACAACATCAACAACGGGAGATGTAACAGCAGTTGTCTATATTTCAGGGCATTTTAACCGCAATGAGCTGATAGTAGCAGCTGGCCACGAACTGAGTTTAACCGATGAAGAAACCTTAAGAGCTGTAGGTATTTTCTTATCAAGTTCACTATAA
- a CDS encoding phage major tail tube protein, translated as MKYYANKVADLFPTIKKSGKYIEIEDVTAFATPEISFADGEVSGAGIFGTVNIPDIYNIEAMEASITAKSFSSGVIAAINPSGVDLRLNWAVDNIGGTYDTSYTAYTATIKGRPKNIPAAEAKKGEGLEMTINIACTYYKLVKNGSVLFEIDPLNGVLIINGKDYSKELNKALNK; from the coding sequence ATGAAATATTATGCAAATAAAGTCGCTGATTTATTTCCAACCATTAAAAAGAGTGGAAAATATATCGAGATTGAGGATGTAACAGCTTTTGCTACACCGGAAATATCCTTTGCAGATGGAGAAGTCTCTGGTGCCGGTATCTTTGGGACAGTAAATATCCCGGATATCTATAATATCGAAGCAATGGAAGCCTCCATTACTGCAAAATCTTTTAGTTCAGGTGTTATAGCTGCTATTAATCCCAGTGGGGTTGATCTTAGGCTTAATTGGGCGGTAGATAATATAGGTGGTACATATGATACTTCTTATACGGCTTATACCGCTACGATAAAGGGACGGCCTAAGAATATACCAGCAGCGGAAGCGAAGAAGGGTGAGGGGCTTGAAATGACGATTAATATAGCTTGTACTTACTATAAGCTGGTTAAAAATGGTTCTGTACTCTTTGAAATAGATCCACTTAATGGAGTTCTTATCATTAATGGTAAGGATTACTCAAAGGAATTGAATAAAGCATTAAATAAATAG